The following coding sequences lie in one Deltaproteobacteria bacterium genomic window:
- a CDS encoding HD domain-containing protein, producing MSLSAVRRHPEEKVEEGHRQNFSLDTDRILHSLAYSRYIDKTQVFYLIKNDHITHRVLHVQLVSKIARTIGRLLRLNEDLIEAIALGHDIGHCPFGHDGERFLSDISLRHGLGHFLHNVQGVRFLEKIERKGKGWNLSLQVLDGILSHDGEVHTQTLTPDGEKTFEKLDMEIALKEKDPSTNIRPMTLEGCVVRMADTISYVGRDIEDAIRLGLIRREEIPEDCRRILGSTNGTIVYTLVEDLVANSLESPYLRFSGEVGESLKKLKDFNMSRIYQDEKGWKQTEKIRLMFELLFEKYLQDLETGNEASDVYHEFLDGMSDTYRNETPPPAIARDFIAGMTDEYFLGQCRKRLIPTRKERGLVQWSLS from the coding sequence ATGAGTCTCTCTGCGGTCAGAAGGCACCCCGAAGAAAAGGTTGAGGAAGGACACCGGCAGAATTTTTCCCTGGACACAGACCGTATCCTTCACTCCCTTGCTTATTCCCGATACATTGACAAGACCCAGGTCTTTTACCTGATCAAGAATGACCACATCACCCACCGGGTTCTTCACGTTCAACTCGTCTCCAAGATCGCCAGGACTATCGGGAGGCTTTTGCGGCTCAATGAGGACTTGATAGAGGCCATCGCCCTAGGGCACGACATCGGTCACTGTCCCTTTGGCCATGACGGGGAGAGGTTCCTCTCCGACATCTCCCTGCGCCACGGCCTGGGTCACTTCCTGCACAACGTTCAGGGGGTTCGGTTTCTGGAAAAGATCGAGAGAAAGGGAAAAGGATGGAACCTGAGCTTGCAGGTTCTGGACGGCATCCTCTCCCATGACGGGGAGGTTCACACCCAAACCCTGACACCGGATGGGGAAAAAACCTTCGAAAAATTGGATATGGAGATAGCCCTGAAGGAAAAGGATCCCTCCACGAATATCCGCCCCATGACCCTTGAGGGATGCGTGGTTCGAATGGCCGATACCATTAGTTACGTTGGCAGGGACATCGAGGACGCCATCCGATTGGGACTTATCCGAAGAGAGGAAATCCCAGAGGATTGCAGGCGCATCCTGGGATCCACCAACGGAACCATCGTCTACACCTTGGTGGAGGATCTGGTGGCCAACAGCCTGGAGTCTCCCTACCTCCGTTTCAGCGGGGAGGTCGGCGAGAGCCTCAAAAAACTGAAGGATTTCAACATGTCCCGGATATACCAAGACGAAAAGGGATGGAAACAGACCGAAAAAATCCGCCTCATGTTCGAACTCCTCTTCGAAAAGTACCTCCAGGACCTGGAAACGGGAAATGAGGCATCCGATGTCTACCACGAATTTTTGGACGGGATGTCTGACACTTACAGAAATGAAACACCGCCTCCGGCCATAGCAAGGGATTTCATCGCCGGGATGACGGATGAATATTTCCTTGGGCAATGCCGAAAACGCCTTATCCCCACCCGAAAAGAACGCGGTCTGGTCCAGTGGTCCCTTTCCTGA
- a CDS encoding ABC transporter ATP-binding protein, whose product MCPTNDLPETEPLLKLEDIHMYFGKVAALAGVDLEVRKGEIHSIIGPNGAGKTVMMNCINGLYKPQRGSIYYKGKKINDLRPHQRARLGISRTFQKIELFGGMTVLDNIRLGRHIHLKSGILSGSIYVGKTKREELETRKFIEEEIIDLLEIESIRDKTVHMLPYGLQKRVELGRALALNPELLLLDEPLAGLNLEEVEDMARFILDINEEERWKVTCILVEHDMGVVMDISHRVFVLNFGNKIIDGTPEEVQNNPDVIKAYLGEEDLYATRR is encoded by the coding sequence ATGTGTCCAACCAATGATCTTCCGGAAACCGAGCCCTTGTTGAAACTAGAAGACATCCACATGTACTTCGGCAAGGTGGCCGCGCTGGCAGGTGTGGATCTCGAGGTGAGAAAAGGAGAGATTCACTCCATCATCGGGCCCAACGGAGCAGGAAAAACGGTGATGATGAACTGCATCAACGGCCTTTACAAACCCCAGCGTGGGTCCATCTATTACAAAGGAAAAAAAATCAACGATCTGCGCCCCCACCAACGGGCCAGGCTTGGGATTTCCAGGACCTTCCAGAAAATCGAGCTTTTTGGGGGTATGACTGTCCTGGACAACATCCGCCTGGGCAGGCACATTCACCTCAAATCAGGGATCCTCAGCGGATCTATTTACGTAGGGAAAACCAAACGGGAGGAACTGGAGACCCGGAAATTCATCGAGGAGGAAATCATCGATCTCCTGGAGATCGAGAGTATCCGGGACAAAACCGTTCATATGCTCCCCTACGGTCTCCAGAAACGGGTGGAACTGGGAAGGGCCCTTGCCCTGAATCCTGAACTGCTTCTACTGGATGAGCCCTTGGCCGGACTCAACCTGGAAGAAGTAGAAGACATGGCCCGCTTCATCCTGGATATCAACGAAGAAGAGAGGTGGAAGGTCACATGCATTCTGGTGGAACACGATATGGGCGTAGTGATGGACATCTCCCACAGAGTCTTTGTCTTGAACTTCGGGAATAAGATCATCGACGGAACACCTGAGGAGGTTCAGAACAACCCAGACGTCATAAAGGCCTACCTGGGCGAAGAAGACCTCTATGCCACGAGGAGGTAA
- a CDS encoding AMP-binding protein, which produces MGGSKLEITKDLTIPKLFVHQCKRYWDKKVAMREKEFGIWRPYTWKDYYENVKYLSLGLIRLGLEKGDKVAMIGDNRPEGLWAEMAAICAGGIGVWLFQDCMMDEVKYIVDHSDAKFFVGETQEEVDKALAIKDDCPKMEWILWDDPKGMRNYNQDFLMSLKKVQELGRELDREDPELFERRINEGHGDDICLLFYTSGTTALPKGALLSHWNMLTMGKNLMAVDPCYDTDDFVSYLPFAWIGEQMMSISCGLQVGYTLNFPEEPETALQNLREIGPHVMFAPPRLYEGMTRQVQVKYIDATWIKRKCYEFATKVGYKIADLKFEKQPVPWYLKILGWIAYITVQKKLKDHLGMSRLRHAYTGGAAMGPDHFRFFHALGVNLKQIYGQTEIAGISIVHRDGDVKFDTVGTPLPETEVRITEDGEIISRSPSVFQGYYKNEEATRKTLVDGWLYSGDRGFIDEDGHLVVFDRSKDVMTLSDGRPFSPQYLETRLKFSPYIQEVWVIGDKREYVTAVMCIDYAVVGKWADDKKITYTSYHELSQKPEVYDLVQKQIEEANKDLPTPAKIRKFVNLYKVFDADDEELTRTSKLRRAFVENRYRDIVDALYSDTDSVHMDTTITYEDGREQRIKTDLRIQKVED; this is translated from the coding sequence ATGGGCGGATCCAAACTGGAGATCACAAAAGACCTCACTATCCCCAAGCTTTTCGTCCACCAGTGCAAGAGATACTGGGACAAGAAAGTGGCCATGAGGGAAAAGGAGTTCGGCATCTGGCGCCCTTATACCTGGAAGGACTATTACGAGAACGTAAAATACCTGAGCTTGGGATTGATCCGCCTCGGGCTGGAGAAAGGGGACAAGGTCGCCATGATAGGGGACAACCGTCCGGAGGGACTCTGGGCGGAGATGGCGGCTATCTGCGCCGGAGGGATCGGGGTATGGCTTTTCCAGGACTGCATGATGGACGAGGTGAAGTACATCGTCGACCATTCGGACGCCAAGTTCTTTGTGGGAGAAACACAGGAGGAAGTAGACAAAGCCCTGGCCATCAAGGACGACTGTCCCAAAATGGAATGGATTCTCTGGGATGATCCCAAGGGGATGAGAAACTACAATCAAGATTTCCTCATGAGTCTGAAAAAGGTCCAGGAACTCGGGAGGGAACTGGACAGGGAAGATCCCGAACTTTTCGAAAGAAGGATCAATGAGGGGCACGGCGACGACATCTGCCTCCTTTTTTATACCTCGGGGACTACGGCCCTTCCCAAGGGGGCCCTCCTGAGTCACTGGAATATGCTGACCATGGGGAAAAATCTCATGGCCGTTGATCCTTGCTACGACACGGACGACTTTGTCTCCTACCTCCCCTTCGCATGGATCGGCGAGCAGATGATGTCCATATCCTGCGGGCTCCAGGTGGGTTACACCCTCAATTTTCCGGAAGAACCAGAAACCGCCCTCCAAAACCTCCGGGAAATCGGCCCCCACGTGATGTTCGCACCGCCCAGGCTTTACGAGGGCATGACCCGCCAAGTACAGGTCAAATACATAGATGCGACTTGGATAAAAAGAAAATGTTACGAGTTCGCGACCAAGGTAGGTTACAAGATCGCCGATTTGAAATTCGAAAAACAACCTGTCCCCTGGTACTTGAAAATCCTCGGATGGATCGCCTATATCACCGTCCAAAAAAAGTTAAAGGACCACCTGGGTATGTCACGTCTCCGCCATGCCTACACTGGGGGAGCGGCCATGGGGCCGGATCATTTCCGCTTCTTTCATGCCCTGGGGGTGAACCTCAAGCAGATTTACGGCCAGACGGAAATCGCAGGCATCTCCATAGTTCACCGTGACGGAGACGTAAAGTTCGATACTGTCGGGACGCCCCTTCCTGAAACAGAGGTCAGGATCACCGAAGATGGAGAAATCATCTCCCGAAGCCCATCGGTGTTCCAGGGTTATTACAAGAACGAGGAGGCGACCCGAAAAACTCTTGTGGACGGATGGCTTTACTCGGGAGACCGGGGTTTCATAGACGAAGACGGGCACCTGGTGGTCTTCGACCGCTCAAAGGACGTGATGACCCTCAGCGACGGGAGGCCCTTCTCACCCCAGTATCTGGAGACCCGGCTCAAATTCAGCCCCTACATCCAGGAGGTCTGGGTAATCGGTGACAAGCGGGAGTATGTGACCGCCGTCATGTGTATCGATTACGCGGTCGTCGGAAAGTGGGCCGATGACAAAAAGATCACCTATACAAGCTACCACGAGCTTTCCCAGAAACCGGAGGTCTATGATCTGGTGCAAAAGCAGATCGAGGAAGCCAACAAGGACCTACCCACCCCCGCCAAGATCCGGAAGTTCGTGAACCTGTACAAGGTGTTTGACGCGGACGACGAAGAGCTGACGCGGACCAGCAAATTAAGGCGTGCTTTTGTGGAGAACCGCTACCGGGATATCGTGGATGCCCTTTACTCAGACACGGACTCGGTCCACATGGATACCACCATCACTTATGAGGACGGAAGAGAGCAGCGGATCAAGACAGATCTCAGGATTCAAAAGGTGGAGGATTAG
- a CDS encoding branched-chain amino acid ABC transporter permease: MELFLMTLITGIMVGGIYALVALGWVLIYKCSGVLNLAMGELTLIGAYVTLSFYEMGLPFILAVVCTLLVGIVLGFLTERIFLDKLIGEPILTVIMVTVGLSFFLKGLVEFIWGTDTKVFDPPIFSIKPITMGFLKVSPVYLWSFILAIVLLIIFVCFFKYTRWGLSMQATADDETAALSLGVSARFVYAAAWAIAFMSAGVGGALLGNINGINISVGHLGLLVLPAVVLGGLNSVPGAIVGGIIIGVLQNLSGSYLDQYFPGGVKEIVPYAFMAVFLLFKPYGLWGWERIERV, translated from the coding sequence ATGGAACTTTTTTTGATGACTTTGATTACCGGCATCATGGTGGGAGGAATTTATGCCCTGGTGGCCCTTGGATGGGTTTTAATTTATAAGTGTTCCGGGGTCCTGAATCTGGCCATGGGGGAATTGACCCTGATCGGAGCCTACGTGACCCTGAGTTTTTATGAGATGGGACTTCCCTTTATCCTCGCGGTTGTCTGCACCCTGCTCGTCGGCATCGTCTTGGGGTTCCTCACCGAGAGGATCTTCCTCGACAAGCTCATAGGCGAACCCATCCTGACGGTGATCATGGTAACGGTGGGGCTTTCATTCTTTTTAAAAGGCCTTGTGGAGTTCATATGGGGTACGGACACCAAGGTCTTCGACCCGCCGATCTTTTCCATCAAACCCATCACCATGGGTTTTCTTAAGGTATCCCCGGTTTACCTCTGGTCTTTCATCCTCGCCATCGTTCTGCTGATCATTTTCGTGTGTTTCTTCAAGTATACCCGCTGGGGCCTGTCCATGCAGGCAACGGCCGACGATGAAACCGCGGCCCTCTCCCTGGGAGTCAGCGCCCGTTTCGTTTACGCTGCGGCCTGGGCCATTGCCTTCATGAGCGCTGGAGTGGGTGGGGCCCTCCTTGGGAACATCAACGGAATCAATATTTCCGTTGGACACCTGGGATTGCTTGTGCTTCCGGCCGTGGTCCTCGGGGGTCTCAATTCGGTTCCAGGGGCCATCGTGGGGGGAATCATTATCGGTGTTCTCCAGAATCTCTCCGGCTCCTACCTCGACCAATACTTTCCGGGTGGTGTGAAGGAAATAGTTCCTTATGCCTTTATGGCCGTTTTCTTGCTCTTCAAGCCATACGGGCTTTGGGGTTGGGAGAGAATAGAGAGGGTGTAA